The Candidatus Margulisiibacteriota bacterium genome has a window encoding:
- the fliR gene encoding flagellar biosynthetic protein FliR, whose amino-acid sequence MYFLDITLKNFQIFLIVLLRISGIFVLSPVFGAASLPQRVKVFASVFFSFVILPQVVATSFEIPMDFLGYAIILFRELLVGVIIGFAAMVIMNIIQFAGKMVDMGMGLHMASVVDPMNRDQASVIGQLFYFIAILIFLLTNSHYYLISAVVKSFEVIPINGLVIDGRIIDLLLNLFTRIFSIGFQIAMPIAGILFILTFTLGIMSKTVPQLNVFFVGIPLQIIIGLILLMFSFTLFYPVFLNLIMSMKDDLFAVVKALGNP is encoded by the coding sequence ATGTATTTTTTAGATATAACACTTAAAAATTTTCAGATTTTTCTAATAGTACTGCTTCGAATAAGCGGTATTTTTGTTTTGTCTCCTGTTTTTGGCGCTGCCAGCTTGCCTCAACGAGTAAAAGTTTTTGCTTCTGTTTTTTTTTCGTTTGTAATACTGCCTCAAGTGGTAGCTACTAGTTTTGAAATTCCTATGGATTTTTTGGGATATGCTATTATTCTTTTCAGGGAATTGCTTGTTGGTGTGATTATTGGTTTCGCGGCAATGGTTATTATGAATATTATTCAGTTTGCAGGGAAGATGGTTGATATGGGTATGGGGCTTCACATGGCGAGCGTTGTTGACCCCATGAACAGAGATCAGGCTTCTGTTATAGGTCAGTTGTTTTACTTTATCGCCATATTGATTTTTTTGTTAACCAATAGTCATTACTATTTAATAAGTGCAGTTGTTAAAAGTTTTGAAGTCATTCCAATCAATGGGCTTGTTATTGATGGAAGAATAATTGATCTATTGCTAAATCTGTTCACCAGAATATTTTCCATTGGGTTTCAGATTGCTATGCCTATAGCCGGAATTCTGTTTATATTGACATTTACCTTAGGTATTATGTCTAAAACGGTTCCACAATTAAATGTTTTTTTTGTTGGAATTCCTTTGCAGATTATAATCGGGCTGATACTTCTCATGTTTTCATTTACTCTTTTTTATCCGGTATTTCTTAATTTGATTATGAGTATGAAAGATGATCTATTTGCTGTTGTAAAAGCATTAGGAAATCCCTGA
- the flhB gene encoding flagellar biosynthesis protein FlhB codes for MADPSKTENATPRRKQDARKKGQVAKSSEISATITFVAALLLLKFFGRGIMDQLKNYLQYILSHLHEMDFTHQNVLAYEMDAFIKMAVILLPFMLIIALAAVGVNYAQIGFFFSFEPIKPSFNKINPFTGFARIFSKRGLEMLVKSLLKIVVISWIVYGVIKKAIPDLIPLIDSDLTSAFFTIADVCYQISLRVAIFFIIISIADYYWQRHTHEESLKMSKQEVKDESKRTEGNPQIKGEIRRRMRQMMRSRMMTSVPKADVVVTNPTHIAVALLYDADNMVAPKVVAKGAQLIAEQIKDLAKESGVPIIENKPLARTLFKTVEIGEEIPQDLFNAVAEILTYVNKLTGKTFGL; via the coding sequence ATGGCTGATCCTTCAAAAACTGAAAATGCTACCCCCCGTAGAAAACAGGACGCAAGAAAAAAAGGTCAAGTTGCGAAAAGTAGCGAAATATCTGCAACCATAACCTTTGTTGCCGCCTTACTGCTCCTCAAGTTTTTTGGCAGGGGGATAATGGATCAGTTAAAGAATTATTTGCAGTATATTCTTAGCCATTTGCACGAAATGGATTTTACCCATCAAAATGTTTTAGCTTATGAGATGGATGCGTTTATAAAGATGGCTGTGATCCTGCTGCCTTTTATGCTGATCATTGCACTTGCTGCTGTGGGCGTCAATTATGCTCAAATCGGTTTCTTTTTTTCGTTTGAACCGATCAAGCCTTCCTTTAACAAAATTAATCCGTTTACAGGGTTCGCGAGGATTTTTTCTAAACGGGGTTTAGAAATGCTTGTTAAGTCACTGCTTAAGATTGTTGTAATTAGCTGGATAGTTTACGGTGTGATCAAGAAGGCTATTCCTGACCTGATTCCTCTTATCGACTCAGATTTGACGAGTGCCTTTTTTACTATTGCGGATGTATGTTATCAGATATCTTTGAGAGTAGCTATTTTTTTCATAATAATATCTATAGCTGATTACTATTGGCAGAGGCATACTCATGAAGAGTCTCTTAAAATGAGTAAGCAGGAAGTAAAGGATGAGTCAAAAAGGACTGAAGGAAATCCACAAATAAAGGGCGAGATCAGAAGACGGATGCGTCAGATGATGAGGAGCCGTATGATGACCTCAGTCCCTAAGGCAGACGTGGTGGTAACGAACCCGACCCATATTGCAGTTGCGTTACTGTATGATGCAGACAATATGGTCGCTCCGAAAGTCGTCGCAAAGGGTGCCCAGCTTATTGCCGAACAAATCAAGGACCTTGCGAAAGAATCAGGCGTACCGATAATCGAAAACAAACCTCTGGCGAGAACACTATTTAAAACCGTGGAAATTGGGGAAGAGATACCTCAGGACCTCTTTAATGCGGTTGCCGAAATTCTTACCTACGTTAACAAGCTTACCGGTAAAACATTCGGGCTATAG
- a CDS encoding chemotaxis protein MotB: MRKKHEEKPVNHERWLLTYADLITLLMIFFVVLYALSMLDASKYKQLSESLKISLGVGTPEMTNFEGGQITPYLNTPQSDEQDMKKYFEELQKQNEAQREQEAMEAYKLEEVKGVIDKYLEENKMTANVSTQLDDRGLVIRVNETLLFDSGQSYIKSEFSRRLIDLGKILNKTDNYIRIEGHTDNVPISNDQYRSNWQLSTARATNVTELLIHSAGMAPKRLSAVGYAEFRPIAINTSFAGKTKNRRVDILIINSKYNSVEGNK, from the coding sequence ATGAGAAAGAAACATGAAGAAAAACCGGTTAATCATGAGCGTTGGCTTCTTACCTATGCAGATCTGATAACACTGCTTATGATATTTTTTGTGGTATTGTACGCCTTGAGTATGCTCGATGCTAGTAAATACAAGCAACTTAGCGAATCACTGAAAATATCGCTTGGAGTAGGAACTCCGGAAATGACCAATTTTGAAGGAGGGCAGATTACCCCCTATTTAAATACGCCGCAATCTGACGAGCAAGACATGAAGAAATATTTCGAAGAACTTCAGAAGCAGAATGAAGCTCAACGAGAGCAGGAAGCGATGGAAGCATATAAATTAGAAGAGGTTAAGGGGGTAATTGATAAATATTTAGAAGAGAATAAAATGACTGCAAATGTATCAACGCAGCTTGATGATAGGGGCCTCGTTATTAGAGTGAACGAGACATTGCTTTTCGATTCCGGTCAATCGTATATAAAATCTGAGTTTTCGCGAAGGCTTATTGACCTGGGAAAAATACTCAATAAAACAGATAATTATATAAGAATAGAAGGCCATACCGATAATGTCCCGATTAGTAACGATCAGTATAGGTCCAATTGGCAGCTATCGACAGCTCGGGCAACCAATGTTACGGAACTATTGATCCATAGTGCAGGTATGGCCCCAAAGAGATTATCAGCAGTTGGCTATGCTGAGTTCAGGCCAATAGCCATTAATACTTCGTTTGCAGGAAAAACAAAGAATAGAAGAGTAGATATCTTAATAATAAATAGTAAGTACAATTCTGTTGAAGGAAATAAATAG
- a CDS encoding MinD/ParA family protein has protein sequence MDQADKLRELAKVHRPAAAVLNNKRTIAVASGKGGVGKTNFSVNISIALNQLGQKVILLDADLGMANIDVLCGLSPKYNLGHVINNKKSFGEIVIECCGGINVIPGVSGVEELTSLNLEQQQIFFEQLEIFDKVDMSKILVIDIGAGMAPTVINFLLASNESIIITTPEPTAMMDAYAIIKTIVGKKPDADISIIVNMVKSKEEAVQVFHSMSMITQQFLNHQLQYLGHILSDPVVSKCVKQQSPFLLSYPHSQASKCVREIALRLLNRKDTVHRGGIKNLFERLGSFFGG, from the coding sequence ATGGACCAAGCAGACAAATTAAGGGAGTTAGCCAAAGTACATCGACCAGCCGCCGCTGTATTAAATAACAAGAGAACAATTGCAGTTGCAAGTGGCAAAGGAGGCGTTGGAAAAACCAATTTTTCTGTCAATATTTCCATCGCTCTCAATCAGTTAGGACAGAAAGTGATACTTCTGGATGCTGATTTAGGTATGGCAAATATTGACGTTCTATGCGGGCTTTCTCCTAAGTACAATCTGGGGCATGTCATCAACAACAAGAAAAGCTTCGGTGAAATTGTAATCGAGTGTTGCGGCGGCATAAATGTAATTCCCGGAGTTTCTGGTGTTGAAGAATTAACCTCACTTAACCTTGAGCAGCAGCAGATATTTTTTGAACAACTGGAGATCTTTGACAAAGTCGATATGAGTAAAATATTGGTCATCGATATTGGCGCAGGAATGGCTCCGACAGTGATCAATTTTCTTCTTGCAAGTAACGAGAGTATAATTATAACAACTCCAGAGCCTACTGCTATGATGGACGCATATGCTATAATAAAAACTATTGTAGGTAAAAAACCGGATGCGGATATTAGCATTATTGTTAATATGGTAAAGAGCAAAGAGGAAGCAGTTCAAGTTTTTCATTCAATGAGTATGATAACTCAGCAATTTTTGAATCATCAGCTTCAGTATTTAGGTCATATTCTTTCTGACCCGGTTGTTTCCAAATGCGTAAAGCAGCAAAGTCCTTTTTTGTTGTCATATCCTCATAGCCAGGCGAGTAAATGTGTCAGGGAAATAGCACTTCGATTATTAAATAGAAAAGATACGGTACATCGAGGTGGCATAAAGAATTTATTTGAAAGACTAGGTTCGTTTTTTGGAGGATAG
- a CDS encoding FliA/WhiG family RNA polymerase sigma factor (involved in the initiation of sporulation and glycogen biosynthesis) yields the protein MTYLADTYKINEKEKKASSVALSVEKEHLVIQYIPLVKYVVGRMGINLPPGLDNDDLVSIGCWGLIDAAKKFDENRGVQFKTYAMTRIRGSILDELRRLSLGGQALCRKAQMLEKAFAKVELQKGKPASVEEVAAVLQISKDDVDKLMAEVNLSFLLSLDTNNSYGEEGDNKVDTIVDQNAEGIDVFIQKNEQREMLERALDCLSDQEKMVINLYYYEELTLKEIAKILKVSESRISQIHGKAIFHLKTKLKRHDVVF from the coding sequence ATGACATATCTGGCTGATACCTATAAAATTAATGAAAAAGAAAAAAAGGCTTCCAGTGTTGCACTTTCTGTAGAGAAAGAACATCTTGTCATCCAGTATATCCCTCTAGTTAAGTATGTTGTCGGTAGAATGGGCATTAATCTGCCTCCCGGTTTAGATAACGATGACCTGGTATCTATCGGATGCTGGGGGTTGATCGATGCCGCTAAGAAATTCGACGAAAACCGAGGGGTTCAGTTTAAGACATACGCCATGACTAGAATTCGCGGCTCCATCCTTGATGAGCTTCGCCGACTGAGTTTGGGTGGCCAAGCGTTATGTAGAAAAGCCCAGATGTTAGAGAAAGCTTTCGCAAAAGTTGAACTCCAGAAAGGGAAGCCTGCTAGTGTAGAGGAAGTTGCGGCTGTACTTCAGATTTCGAAGGATGATGTGGACAAATTGATGGCTGAAGTGAATCTGTCTTTTTTGTTGAGTCTTGATACTAATAATAGCTATGGCGAAGAAGGCGATAATAAAGTAGATACCATTGTTGATCAGAATGCTGAAGGGATTGACGTTTTCATCCAAAAAAATGAGCAGAGAGAAATGCTTGAAAGAGCTTTAGATTGTTTGTCCGATCAAGAAAAAATGGTTATTAATCTGTATTATTATGAGGAATTAACCTTAAAAGAGATTGCTAAAATCCTTAAAGTTTCCGAATCGAGAATATCCCAGATTCACGGAAAAGCTATTTTTCATTTAAAAACAAAGTTAAAAAGACATGATGTAGTATTTTGA
- a CDS encoding flagellar biosynthesis protein FlhF, whose product MRIKKYKAKDMKEALVQVKQDFGPDAVILHSRNVFEGGMFGLFGREMVEVTAGGEINILEDLVAKKKEYFNIENNVPGASPRSHFKINVASNEAAKPVLVASDEKLEKLSKQISLVESQLGHLSQNLSVVINSIKSLNTKNYNRNLSGVFEYLIALGIKENIIAVIVKKLEEEMLGKDLRDKVKVEQFLRAELLSMIRTSGPIELPKQKQKIIAFIGSTGVGKTTTIAKLAANYTLMQKKKVALITIDTYRIAAIEQLKTYANIIGVPIDVVFTPEEFKQTLAAHKEEDLILIDTAGRSPKNTQQMKELKKFLDMGGPGIENILVISATSKDGDVEDTVSRFDIIKSENIVFTKLDETSTFGVIINVLYNSNKKLSYFTTGQNVPDDLEVAKDRDLLEKIMGQSVLEL is encoded by the coding sequence ATGAGGATAAAAAAATATAAAGCTAAAGATATGAAGGAAGCCTTAGTGCAGGTGAAGCAGGATTTTGGACCTGATGCAGTCATACTTCATAGCCGGAATGTATTTGAAGGCGGTATGTTCGGTCTTTTCGGCAGAGAGATGGTCGAGGTAACTGCCGGAGGGGAAATCAATATACTCGAAGATCTCGTTGCCAAGAAGAAAGAATATTTCAATATCGAAAATAATGTTCCGGGAGCCTCTCCTAGAAGCCATTTTAAGATCAATGTGGCTTCGAATGAAGCTGCGAAACCGGTATTGGTAGCAAGTGACGAGAAGTTAGAGAAATTATCGAAACAGATAAGTCTGGTAGAGAGCCAACTCGGTCATTTATCTCAAAACCTGTCGGTCGTTATAAATTCCATTAAATCACTAAATACAAAGAATTATAACCGCAATCTGTCAGGAGTTTTTGAATACCTTATTGCCTTAGGTATTAAGGAAAATATTATCGCCGTAATCGTCAAAAAATTAGAAGAAGAGATGTTGGGCAAAGACTTGAGGGACAAGGTAAAAGTCGAACAGTTTCTACGAGCCGAACTGCTTTCGATGATCAGAACCAGCGGACCTATCGAACTGCCGAAGCAAAAGCAGAAAATTATCGCTTTCATCGGGTCAACAGGTGTTGGTAAGACGACTACTATTGCAAAGTTAGCAGCGAATTATACACTTATGCAAAAAAAGAAGGTCGCTTTGATTACTATTGATACTTATCGGATCGCCGCGATCGAACAGCTCAAGACCTACGCGAATATAATCGGAGTGCCGATTGATGTGGTTTTTACCCCAGAAGAATTCAAGCAGACGCTAGCCGCTCACAAAGAAGAAGACTTGATTTTGATAGACACTGCGGGAAGAAGCCCCAAAAACACACAGCAGATGAAAGAGCTTAAGAAATTTTTAGATATGGGTGGTCCAGGAATTGAGAATATATTGGTTATCTCTGCCACCTCAAAAGATGGAGATGTTGAGGATACGGTAAGCAGATTTGATATAATTAAGAGTGAAAATATCGTTTTCACTAAACTGGATGAAACCTCGACATTTGGCGTTATCATAAATGTTCTTTACAATAGCAATAAAAAGCTTTCGTACTTTACTACCGGACAGAATGTTCCTGACGACTTAGAAGTTGCAAAAGACAGAGATCTACTTGAAAAAATTATGGGACAAAGTGTTTTAGAGCTATAA
- a CDS encoding flagellar motor protein, which translates to MQLSTIIFLLWGFACMILAFTLEGGHVTALLAPTAGLIVFGGTIAAIGVAFPLSELKSLPGALKILVSYKKRDLVESINYFRDLSAITRGEGLLSLEKEIDKISDPFLKKGLQLMVDGVESNTLKDILELHMELASIRHKVGIEVFEAAGGFSPTMGIIGTVMGLVHVLSNLSDPSKLGPAIAMAFIATLYGVAFANLAYLPLGAKLKAYDKSELYERQFLLEGLLLLQEGASPTLMVEKLKGFLEKGELAEFEITLKKKK; encoded by the coding sequence ATGCAATTATCAACAATAATATTTTTGCTCTGGGGTTTTGCCTGCATGATCTTAGCCTTTACTTTGGAAGGTGGTCATGTAACAGCGCTGCTTGCCCCTACAGCCGGATTGATTGTATTCGGCGGTACGATTGCTGCTATAGGAGTAGCCTTCCCTTTAAGTGAACTTAAAAGTCTGCCAGGAGCCCTAAAAATCCTGGTTTCCTATAAGAAAAGAGATTTGGTAGAGTCAATTAACTATTTCAGAGATCTCTCAGCCATTACAAGAGGTGAGGGCCTATTAAGCTTAGAAAAGGAAATTGATAAAATATCAGATCCTTTTTTAAAAAAAGGCTTACAGTTGATGGTTGATGGCGTTGAGAGCAATACACTTAAGGATATCCTGGAGTTGCATATGGAATTAGCTTCAATTCGTCATAAAGTAGGAATCGAGGTGTTTGAAGCTGCCGGAGGTTTTTCTCCTACTATGGGCATCATCGGTACGGTAATGGGCCTTGTCCATGTTTTAAGTAATCTGAGTGATCCGTCTAAGTTAGGTCCTGCAATTGCTATGGCGTTTATCGCGACATTATACGGTGTTGCTTTTGCTAATTTAGCCTACCTGCCTTTAGGTGCAAAGCTTAAGGCTTATGACAAATCTGAGCTGTATGAGCGACAATTCCTTCTGGAAGGGTTATTGCTTTTACAGGAAGGCGCGTCCCCAACCTTAATGGTTGAAAAACTAAAGGGCTTTCTAGAAAAAGGAGAGCTTGCCGAGTTTGAAATCACGTTAAAGAAAAAGAAATAA
- the flhA gene encoding flagellar biosynthesis protein FlhA: protein MAQAATAKNERGSDLLVAISIVVILGMMLFPVPTFIVDVMVAFNLTISLITLLVTLYVVEPVQFSIFPSFLVIMTMFRVALGILITRAILINASAGNIINAFGNFVVGGNYVVGIVIFIVLIVVQFIVITSGAQRVAEVAARFTLDAMPGKQMSIDADLNAGLITESQARAKRESISAEADFYGAMDGSTKFIRGDSISSIIIIVVNIIAGFIIGIMQLKMSFVQALQTYTLLTVGAGITLQIPSLLVSVSTGIIVTRAASVSNLGKQIVSQVFSSSRVIAIAAGVSFFMVFIPGIPKIPFIILSGLVGYVAYTMSENQKKDDIKQKKEEEKEKKVSAGTPESVMPLLHFDPVELEIGYALIPLVDPEQGGDLLDSITSIRKQTALEFGIIVPPIRIRDNMNLPPNKYVIKMHGVEVSVGELMVGRYLAMNPGTAKDKIQGYDTTEPTFGLPATWITQNDKNRAVALGYTVVDASAVVTTHITETIKNNASELVGRQEVQALIENVKENYPAVIEELIPKVLTYGEVQKVLHRLLSERVSIRNLLIILETLADYGIKTKDPDHLTEYVRQSLRKQISKQYADEDRVLHVITFDPEIEQNIADSIQYTEQGAFTALAPEYLQRLFSAIADKTEKIVSQGYQPIVLCSSIVRPHLKRMIDKTMPGLVVLAYNEIVPEVEIRSLGMVEMR, encoded by the coding sequence ATGGCTCAAGCCGCTACAGCAAAGAATGAGCGTGGATCAGATCTTCTAGTTGCAATTAGTATTGTTGTAATACTGGGTATGATGCTTTTCCCGGTCCCGACGTTTATTGTCGATGTTATGGTTGCTTTTAACCTGACAATTTCACTGATAACGCTTCTTGTGACGTTATATGTGGTTGAGCCGGTCCAGTTCTCGATTTTCCCATCCTTTTTAGTTATTATGACGATGTTCCGGGTAGCGCTGGGTATATTAATTACCAGGGCGATACTTATTAATGCTTCAGCGGGTAATATTATTAATGCTTTTGGTAACTTTGTTGTCGGTGGTAATTATGTTGTCGGGATTGTTATCTTTATAGTTCTGATCGTTGTCCAATTCATCGTTATAACGAGCGGCGCACAGCGGGTTGCAGAAGTTGCAGCCAGGTTTACGTTGGATGCCATGCCTGGTAAGCAAATGAGTATTGATGCGGACCTCAACGCCGGACTGATAACCGAATCCCAGGCAAGGGCAAAGCGAGAATCGATTTCCGCAGAAGCCGACTTCTATGGCGCCATGGACGGTTCTACGAAGTTTATTCGTGGTGACTCTATTTCGTCGATAATTATTATTGTGGTGAATATCATCGCAGGTTTTATTATTGGTATTATGCAGCTAAAAATGTCCTTTGTTCAGGCACTGCAAACCTATACACTTCTCACTGTTGGTGCCGGGATTACCCTTCAGATACCTTCTTTGCTGGTTTCTGTTTCAACGGGTATCATCGTTACTCGGGCTGCCTCGGTATCGAATTTAGGCAAACAGATTGTTTCACAGGTGTTTTCCAGTTCTAGAGTTATTGCTATAGCCGCGGGTGTTTCGTTTTTTATGGTTTTTATTCCGGGCATTCCAAAAATCCCTTTTATTATACTTTCCGGACTCGTTGGCTATGTGGCCTATACTATGTCCGAGAATCAGAAGAAAGACGATATTAAACAGAAGAAAGAAGAAGAAAAAGAGAAAAAAGTATCAGCCGGCACTCCTGAGAGCGTCATGCCTCTTCTTCATTTTGATCCGGTCGAGTTGGAAATCGGCTATGCCTTGATCCCGTTGGTTGATCCCGAACAGGGGGGAGATTTGCTGGATAGTATTACAAGTATCAGGAAGCAGACCGCTCTTGAATTTGGAATAATTGTTCCACCTATAAGAATAAGAGATAACATGAATTTGCCACCGAATAAATATGTCATAAAAATGCACGGAGTAGAAGTATCTGTCGGGGAGTTAATGGTTGGACGCTATCTTGCTATGAATCCGGGTACTGCCAAAGATAAGATTCAGGGATATGATACGACAGAACCTACCTTTGGGTTGCCGGCAACCTGGATAACTCAAAATGACAAGAACAGGGCCGTAGCACTCGGATATACGGTCGTTGATGCGTCGGCTGTTGTGACGACCCACATTACAGAAACCATAAAAAATAATGCATCTGAACTGGTTGGCCGGCAGGAAGTTCAAGCCCTAATTGAGAACGTGAAAGAAAACTATCCTGCAGTTATTGAAGAATTAATCCCCAAGGTGCTGACGTATGGAGAGGTTCAAAAAGTACTTCATCGATTGCTCTCTGAGAGAGTATCAATCCGAAATCTTCTGATTATTCTGGAGACCTTGGCTGATTATGGTATCAAAACCAAAGATCCTGATCATTTAACGGAGTACGTGAGGCAGTCACTGAGAAAACAAATTTCCAAACAGTACGCTGATGAGGATCGAGTGCTTCATGTCATCACCTTTGATCCCGAAATTGAACAAAACATCGCTGATTCGATTCAGTACACGGAACAGGGAGCTTTCACCGCTCTGGCCCCTGAATATTTGCAGCGGCTGTTCAGTGCTATTGCAGATAAAACAGAGAAAATTGTTTCTCAAGGATATCAACCTATTGTCCTATGTTCGTCAATAGTGCGGCCCCATTTGAAGAGGATGATAGACAAAACAATGCCGGGGTTAGTTGTCCTTGCCTATAACGAAATTGTTCCTGAAGTAGAAATTAGATCGCTAGGGATGGTGGAAATGAGATGA